The following proteins come from a genomic window of Dysidea avara chromosome 12, odDysAvar1.4, whole genome shotgun sequence:
- the LOC136240149 gene encoding uncharacterized protein: MPWWGSSKPKVLEATEFHIIDDLKILKAELGSGSYGTVYCAVYNGKPCVVKEMHPFSKVVYKDGPTPLDMCIKEINTLSSLRHPSIVQFLGVYFKNNSHVPIIVMERMWKNLSTILEERPNQLPLLIKTHILYDVACGLQYLHGQDIPVIHRDLNANNVLLAENLDAKIADLGQAKAFLNISAERLSTRPGNIAHMPPEALKHNPMYDAKLDIFSFGCTVIHLVTETFPEPAQQFVQSTDDQSSFLKLSEVERRKELINQMTSSKHYTFQQLAIQCLQDESIKRPTASYLCSQLDKHIKVLEAELPELAKQCKEDKLYLIQLVQSQGDSLENATKEFQKEMKSLESQIWSLRKELEKQKDLTSMSESQVSRLKEEIEAKQNEIGVKVQEMEQEILNLNNDLKSDMARLSEKDYTIASLEANLEKTTDSLDAYKQQNKTLVADKEDLCNKNKDLAWQLAELQKKYKVLQVTSKKQQDEILYFQKGKILANSESHLHQMILEVQHVNEIEHQQLQEQRQSYVDTINHKETMVDDLRVKLSTIKKKCATQKQQLEEKSYRLSMLESSLNELQESLYSKEEKLKLTEETNTLLTQLLANNDNLYRKLQKECEDKDASLKRKEIEVHMQRKEHADEKSNLKSQHSREVQCLIKDYNMHISQAAKQEEASELIKERIQCELDLTKNGDQQLQNELKDAIEIQEDLKRQIKHHERTIKEKIKCIEKSKYFGYFNFNIHWSPYLSLPAKRIRPSAVIVKDKVYITGGYQQVCPLGRELDSCLKPLERGNEVFSFHTTKCRCDSIASPVVLGGITSVNGQCVLVSGAEGNTLTGNVYVLCEEESDEQWKKFSEPVPTPRILPCVCCYGERWMILCGGYAYKEGSNILEALNVMEILDTTKGEWYQLSEEQCPNVSNVICCAVVGQDVYVIGDKKVISSNSNKLITASTRTGNRNAPLWSETDIKKKLNEDFYPFSVVEVNGELMIVASISGSKDDGTCVLMKDTTDTWRKMSEAVECQHCSAVVVTPTLELLLFGGSENVIGDEATHICQQGISILNLDILNQPIQYTAYPNGQSTFYAQENALEENQPPAVSFTGPIHTKQFDHKGGIYQSPVHNVSIVVPPNAIDDGEKVTIHMGATPSGPFDLPEDCKLRSAVVWLGSGSDVMLKRSITVVVPHSAVFTSPQHHSMMRFLVCEDCEGPRYKFRYSMDHFEIDNDQGCIELQRFSMLAVAAGSITREIKSAEFYYAPGDDASCNSKSYTGMSYGIPSGRYVAKLFWPRGHLPNSFRVDVFYLQNLPTEHYKVDTLYRKNYCEDNGLYPEIVETEFLISGNGTELKCVLPCSGSSECDCLSGWSVTQMSDISEIHIEKDKRSYLQYKTDPVKCSFKFTCYQPKAYLTCCFAFPGGERIVKSSSDQVPSCLLSRYHITHNSIPFIVEKGVFDEATNKKDDK, from the exons ATGCCGTGGTGGGGATCAAGTAAGCCCAAGGTATTAGAAGCTACTGAATTTCATATTATTGATGATCTCAAGATTTTAAAAGCTGAACTAGGTAGTGGTTCATATGGTACTGTGTACTGTGCAGTATACAATGGTAAACCATGTGTAGTTAAGGAGATGCACCCTTTCTCAAAAGTGGTTTATAAAGATGGTCCTACTCCATTAGATATGTGCATCAAGGAGATCAATACTCTCAGCTCATTGCGACATCCCAGCATTGTTCAGTTTCTAGGTGTTTACTTCAAAAATAATTCACATGTGCCAATAATAGTGATGGAGAGGATGTGGAAGAATTTATCTACTATACTTGAAGAACGACCCAACCAACTACCATtgttgatcaagacacacatcCTCTATGACGTAGCTTGTGGTTTACAATATCTGCATGGCCAAGACATTCCGGTGATTCATCGAGACTTGAATGCAAACAATGTTTTGTTAGCTGAGAACTTGGATGCCAAAATAGCAGATCTTGGGCAAGCTAAGGCTTTTCTAAATATATCAGCAGAAAGGCTATCCACAAGACCAGGCAATATAGCTCACATGCCTCCGGAAGCTTTAAAACATAATCCAATGTATGATGCCAAGTTGGATATATTTTCATTTGGTTGCACTGTGATTCATTTAGTTACTGAAACATTTCCTGAGCCAGCTCAGCAGTTTGTACAATCCACTGATGATCAGTCTTCATTTCTGAAGCTATCAGAAGTTGAAAGAAGAAAGGAACTTATCAACCAGATGACTAGTAGTAAACACTACACATTTCAGCAACTTGCAATTCAGTGCTTACAAGATGAATCTATTAAGAGACCCACTGCATCTTACCTTTGCAGTCAGTTAGATAAACACATAAAAGTATTAGAGGCTGAATTACCTGAACTAGCTAAGCAGTGCAAAGAAGATAAACTTTATCTCATTCAGTTAGTTCAGTCACAAGGAGATAGTTTAGAAAATGCAACAAAGGAATTCCAGAAAGAAATGAAGAGCCTTGAAAGCCAAATTTGGTCCTTACGAAAGGAACTAGAGAAACAAAAAGATTTGACTTCAATGAGTGAAAGTCAAGTGAGCAGGTTGAAGGAAGAAATAGAAGCAAAACAAAATGAAATTGGTGTAAAAGTGCAGGAAATGGAGCAAGAGATACTAAATTTGAATAATGATCTTAAAAGTGATATGGCCAGACTTTCTGAAAAGGATTACACCATTGCAAGTTTGGAAGCCAACCTAGAGAAAACTACTGATAGTTTAGATGCATATAAACAGCAAAACAAAACATTAGTGGCAGATAAAGAAGACCTCTGTAACAAAAATAAAGATCTTGCATGGCAACTTGCTGAATTACAAAAGAAGTACAAAGTACTGCAAGTAACTTCTAAAAAGCAGCAAGATGAAATATTATATTTTCAAAAAGGGAAGATATTAGCCAATTCAGAATCGCACTTACACCAAATGATTCTGGAGGTACAACATGTCAACGAGATAGAACATCAACAACTACAAGAGCAACGTCAATCATATGTTGATACTATTAATCATAAAGAAACAATGGTTGATGATCTTAGAGTTAAGTTGTCTACTATAAAGAAGAAATGTGCTACACAAAAACAACAACTTGAGGAAAAGTCGTATCGTTTGAGTATGCTAGAGTCTTCTCTCAATGAACTGCAAGAATCTCTTTACTCTAAGGAAGAGAAATTAAAGTTAACAGAAGAAACAAATACACTTCTCACACAATTGCTAGCAAATAATGataatttatacagaaaacttcAAAAAGAATGTGAAGATAAGGATGCATCATTAAAGAGAAAAGAAATAGAAGTTCACATGCAAAGGAAGGAGCATGCTGATGAGAAAAGCAACCTTAAAAGTCAGCATTCAAGAGAAGTCCAATGTTTAATAAAGGACTACAATATGCATATCTCTCAGGCAGCTAAGCAAGAAGAAGCTTCTGAATTAATAAAGGAGAGAATTCAGTGTGAGCTTGACTTAACGAAGAATGGTGACCAGCAATTACAAAATGAACTTAAGGATGCCATTGAAATTCAGGAAGATTTGAAAAGACAAATCAAGCATCATGAGAGGACTATCAAGGAGAAGATTAAATGCATAGAAAAATCTAAATACTTTGGCTATTTTAACTTTAATATTCACTGGTCTCCATATCTGTCACTTCCAGCCAAAAGAATAAGGCCTAGTGCAGTGATAGTGAAAGATAAAGTGTATATAACAGGAGGATACCAACAAGTTTGTCCTCTAGGAAGAGAATTGGATTCTTGCTTGAAGCCCTTGGAGAGAGGTAATGAGGTGTTCTCTTTCCACACAACAAAGTGTAGGTGTGATTCCATAGCTAGTCCAGTAGTGTTAGGAGGTATAACCAGTGTGAATGGTCAGTGTGTACTGGTCAGTGGAGCTGAAGGGAACACTCTGACTGGgaatgtgtatgtgttgtgtgaggAAGAATCAGATGAGCAATGGAAGAAGTTCAGTGAGCCTGTCCCAACTCCTCGGATACTgccatgtgtgtgttgttatggtGAGAGGTGGATGATCTTGTGTGGAGGATATGCCTATAAAGAAGGATCCAatattttagaagctctgaatGTGATGGAGATTCTTGACACCACTAAAGGAGAATGGTACCAACTTTCAGAAGAACAATGTCCAAATGTATCAAATGTGATTTGCTGTGCTGTAGTAGGCCAAGATGTGTATGTTATTGGAGATAAAAAGGTAATAAGCAGCAATTCAAATAAATTGATAACAGCCTCTACAAGAACAGGAAACAGAAATGCACCACTTTGGTCTGAAACAGATATAAAGAAAAAATTGAATGAAGACTTCTACCCATTTAGTGTAGTAGAAGTCAATGGAGAGCTCATGATTGTTGCCAGTATTAGTGGTAGTAAAGATGACGGGACTTGTGTTCTAATGAAGGACACAACAGACACGTGGAGAAAGATGAGTGAAGCTGTAGAGTGTCAACATTGTTCAGCTGTGGTAGTGACTCCCACACTAGAACTACTCCTGTTCGGAGGGTCTGAAAATGTAATAGGGGATGAAGCTACTCACATCTGTCAACAAGGCATTTCAATTCTAAATTTAGACATATTGA ATCAACCAATTCAGTACACAGCATATCCAAATGGGCAGTCCACATTTTATGCACAAG AAAATGCTTTGGAAGAGAATCAACCTCCTGCTGTCTCCTTCACTGGGCCAATCCACACTAAACAGTTTGACCACAAAGGAGGAATATATCAGTCTCCAGTCCACAATGTATCAATAGTGGTTCCTCCTAATGCTATTGATGATGGTGAGAAGGTTACAATTCACATGGGAGCCACACCAAGTGGACCATTTGATCTACCTGAAGATTGTAAGCTAAGAAGTGCAGTAGTGTGGCTGGGTAGTGGGAGTGATGTGATGTTGAAGAGAAGCATAACAGTGGTAGTACCTCATTCAGCAGTGTTCACTAGTCCCCAACATCACTCCATGATGAGGTTCCTAGTATGTGAGGATTGTGAAGGTCCAAGGTATAAGTTCAGGTATTCAATGGACCACTTTGAAATAGACAATGATCAAGGTTGCATTGAATTGCAGAGATTTTCAATGTTGGCTGTTGCTGCCGGTTCCATCACTAGAGAAATTAAATCTGCTGAATTCTATTATGCTCCTGGTGATGATGCATCATGTAATTCAAAATCTTATACGGGGATGTCGTATGGCATTCCCTCAGGTCGATATGTTGCAAAATTGTTCTGGCCTCGTGGACATTTGCCTAATTCTTTCAGAGTTGATGTATTTTATTTACAAAATCTTCCAACAGAGCATTATAAG GTTGACACTTTGTATAGAAAAAATTACTGTGAAGATAATGGATTGTACCCAGAAATTGTGGAGACAGAGTTTCTGATTAGTGGCAATGGTACTGAATTGAAGTGTGTACTCCCTTGTAGTGGCTCTAGTGAGTGTGACTGTTTATCTGGTTGGAGTGTGACTCAAATGAGTGACATCAGTGAA ATACACATAGAGAAGGACAAAAGAAGTTATCTTCAGTACAAAACTGATCCGGTGAAATGCTCATTCAAGTTCACTTGTTATCAACCTAAAGCTTATCTGACGTGTTGTTTTGCATTTCCAGGAGGTGAAAGAATTGTAAAAAGCAGTTCAGATCA GGTGCCATCTTGTCTTCTAAGCAGGTACCATATTACCCACAATTCAATTCCTTTCATTGTGGAGAAAGGTGTTTTTGATGAGGCTACAAA CAAAAAAGATGACAAATGA